TTTTAATACAGATTTTACAAAACATGGAAAATCTACAGATCTCTTTTACGGTCATTTAGCCTCATTACATTAGTTGTatatcatttcctgtgtgtttttgaatttaACTTGAAAATGATTGCTACTGTTCGTATGTGTCTGCTGGGTCAGGTgaagaaagtcaaacatctgGCTTGTTAAGACCCCAATATTTTTATCAGGAGTTGCTGAAGACCAcaatagagagaaaaagaggatgaATTTTACACATTAGCCAAAACAGTTTTGTAAACGAATTAAATAGTTGATTGATTGAGTAAAAACAGTTAATTTCACGGAAAAATCTGTACCTTTGTCCTTGCCAGATGATGGTCCACAGGGTTCCGAGTTGGATGCTCATCAGTCTTTCTCCAAAGCTTCCCGACGTCTGCACGAAGTCAGACTGGTTCTCCTGGGTGAGCGTGAAACAGGAAAGAGTTCTGCTGGGAATACTATCCTGGGAAAAAATGACCTCTTCCAAGTGGGGACAGTAACTGAGGAGTGCATCCGTCAACAAGCGGAGGTGTCCATGCGGCTGGTGACGATGGTGGACACACCGGGCTGGGAGGCAGGCGCAGCAGGTTCTACACCGGAGAGGGTGAAGAGGGAAATTGTTGGTAGTGTGGTCATGTGTCCACCAGGGCCCCATGCAATCCTGCTGACTCTGAGAGTGGATACACTGGTAAAAATGGGACATGTGAGAGAACATCTGGAGCTTTTGGGTGAGGGTGTATGGAGACACACTATCTTGCTATTCACCCACGGCGATCAACTTCGAGAGGGGGTGGATATTGAGCAGCACATCCAGGGTGGGGGCAGGGACATGCAGTGGCTGCTGGAGAAATGCCGGGGCAGATACCATGTCATCAGCAACttagatggaggaggaagaggaagtgaaggCCCCACCAAGGTGACAGAGCTCCTGGAGAAAGTGGAAAAGATGGCAGCAACAAACAGGTGTGAGGCTTTTTCCACCCTGGTTCAGGACGTCCGGGATCTGAGCAGACAAAGGAACGAAAAGTTCAACCAGCGCCTGAAGGACATGGGAGATAAAATGGTTCGTCAGGCAACAGAGTTGAAGAACatgagagacagggagatgaAGAGCATCAGAAGACTCTTTGATTGGAAGAGGAAGGTAAAATCACCTGGGAAGGCTGACATTcaaagggaagaagaggaagacgaGGACAGAAGGGCTGGTGAAAGGAAGAATGATATTGGCGAGCTAGAAGAGAGGATACGATGGCTGACAGAGGATAAAGAGAGGGAAATTCAGGATCTGAACATAGAAAACGAGAGAAACCGTGTAGCACTAAACCAAAGTAGAAAAGAAAGGGACGAGACAATGCTTAACCTGgggctaagagagagagagattgaggaGCTGAAAGAAAGAATTGACGAGCAGCAACTGAAGCTGCTCGACCTTGAACGTGCCGCTGTAGAAAATGAACATGAGAGAAAAAAGTGGGAGGATGCCTTTGGAGCGAAGAAACAAGAACTGAGGAAAGAAGTGGAGAAACTGGAGGAAACTATTGAGCtgcacaagaaagaaaaagcaaagtggATTGAAAAAGCTGATTCTTTAAAAGTTGAAATGGACGAGACCAAAAGACACTACAATGCTGTTCTTGAGAAACAACAAGAAGAAAATAACAGGGAGATAACAAAGCTGGAAGAAAACCTAAAAAAGGAGATGGAAACAAAATtgtctgaaaaagacaaagagcaggACGAACTGAGAAAGAAAGCCTCAGAGGAAAAGCAGATGGCTCTCGAAAATAttaaacagtatgaaaaagaTATGGAAAGGAAAGTTGAAGAAATGAAATCACAACACAAGaaagagctggagagaaaaatgcaagaaaaagaaacagcagtacAAGACATTAAACTGCAGCATCGAGAGGAGATGGCCCGAAAAATCAGTGAAAtagaaaaaatgacagaggcAGCGAAAGTTCAACACCAAATAGAAATTGATCAGACTTTGAAAGAAAAGGCTCATGATATGCAAAGGATCAAACAGCTGTATGAAAAGGAAATAAGGGTCATACAGCAGGAAAGCCAGAGGCAGATTGCAGATCTGAGAGAGCAgtttgcaaaagaaaatgaggaacaTCTGCaagcaaaaaagaaatatatagcAGAGCTAGAACAAAAGTATCAGgctcaaataaaagaaaaaatgctagaaaatgaaaaagacaaggaAATGATTCATCTAAATCACAAAAACGACGTGGCACAAAAGatgcaacagaaacataaagaaacagAAGCCTTAAAACTGCAGCATCAGGAAGAAATGGcaagaaaaatcaatgaaatggaaaaactgaTGGATGCAATGAGGGCTGAACATCAGAAGGAAATagagagaaaagtgaaagaaaacaaggaagatATACAAAGGGTACAGCAACAGTACttggaaaaaataaaggaaatagaggaagaaagaaaaagagagactgacGAGAAGAAAGAACAGTTGGCAAAAGAAACTGAGAAACAACTGCAGGAAAGACGAACCGAGATAAGAGAGTTAGAACGAAAATATATCACCCAAATAGAAGAAAAGGTCCtggaaaatgagaaagagaaggaaaagattaatcaaaacaatgaaaaatacattttggaaatactgcaagagagagacagactaacAGAAGAGTTAAAACGTCGGCACAGTGATGAAATCGAAGAAAAGATGCAAGAAAGTGAGAAGGAGAAACAAAGATacaagaaagagatggagagaacggtggaggaaagggaaaaagagattGAGGAGATGAAACTGAATGCCAAAGAACTTAAGGAAAAGCTGGagcaaaaggaagagaaagaaatgaatcatttaaattacaagaaagaaacagagcaaagactgaacgaaaaggaaaaagaaactgaggaGATCAAACTAGAGGTCAAAGAACTGAaggagaaactgcaacaaaagGAAGAGACGGAAATAGACCATTTAAAATACAAGAGAGAAATGGGGCAAAGACTAGAAGGAAAAGAACGAGAAATGGAAGAGatgaaagaacatttaaaacaactcGAGCAAACCCTGcgacagacagaagaggaaagagaaagggatcAATTAAATCACAAGAGACAGATGACGCAGAAACTACAAGAAACAGAACGGGTGATAGAAAAATTGAACCAGCACATAAATGATATTGAAGAAATTCTGCAacgaaaagaagaagagagaggagaaattaTTCTAAGCcaaaagaaagaggcagagcaACGActgcaagacagagagagagagatggaggagaggaaactaCAGCTTTTAAACGAAGTGGAGAGAAAgctaaaagaaaaggaaactgagATTGAAGGTATTAAACACCAGGCCGACTCCAGGGAGATGAGATGGAaggaagagcagaagaagaaggatgagaaaacagaaaatgagatgaACAAGATGATAGAAATCCTTGACAAGAAAACTAAAGAAATAACACAAGCACAGTGTCTTCttgcacagagagacagtgaggtgGATGAGGCAAAAAAGACATGTGCAAACTACTTAGAAGTAATTGAAGATTTGAAAGAAAGCAATAAAAACCAGAGCTCCAGTATCATTGAGATACAGCAACgtcacacagagcaggagaggaaaaaagaggctGACATGATGGAAAAACtgcaggaaaaagaagaggagctggagcacctgaggcaaagagacagagaaaacgaGAGAGAGATCATCCAGCTGAGGCTAACAATCGAGCAAACAAAGTCAGAGCTGAACAATCTCGCCAAGAAGATGGAAAAGGAGATGACAAGCATGATTCAGGAATATGAAAAGGAGGTTGCAAGAAGAGACGAGAACATCGAATCAGTTGCAAAAGAGAAGGACGATGCAATAACTCGTTTGAAGGAAGAAAGTCGGCAGAAATACGAGGAAAGTCAAAAGAGAGTTGGGGAGCTTCAGGAGCAAAATGAGAAGATGAGAAAGGAGACAGACAATCTCAAAATAAAGTatgaggagctgaagaaggagaGCGAGGAGGAAGTTAGGAATCATCTCAGAGGATTTGAAGAGCAGGTAAAGAGCAAAGAATCTGAAATCCAAATAGTTCTTAAAGAGAGAGATCTGGAGGTTCTGGcattaaaagaggaaaatgacAAACTGCAAGTAGAGATAGAAaggatgaaagacagagacgaCGAGGCAAACATGAAGATGAATGAGCTGAGAGAGCATTTTGAGAAACAGCTGATTGAGAAACAAAGTGAGTTCAGAATTAAGGATGAGGAGATTGAACAGAAATtcttaaaaagggaaaaacaagtAAGGGAGAGGGAACAGGGGCTGAGTAGGAACGAAGAAGAGCTGAGCAAAAGAGGACTCCAGTTGGATGCAAAAGAGGTAGAGCTTGTTGAAAAAGAGGTAAAGCTTGAAAGTAATGAACAGGAACtcagaaaactgaaagagaATCTGGAGAAACAAGTAAAACAGCAAGAGAGAATAGATCAATACGAGCAAGATGTGAAAATGAGAGCACAGAATattgagaaaaaggaaagggagCTAGAAAGCTTGCTTAGAGCTCTGGAAGGTAAACAAAGAGAGCTAAGCTCTCACGGACAAGATCTTCAGCAGAAGGTAAAAGGGCTGAAAGACCAGGGGAAAGAATTAAAAGACATGGAGCACTACTTAAAAAATGAAGAGCAGGAGTTGCTCAATTGGAAGTCAGAGCTGCAGATGCGAAATGAACATGTAAACTCTACAACTCAGCAGTTAGATGAGATGGGGAGAGACTTGGCTTTGCTGAAAGAAGAACTtcacaaaaaggagaaaaatttAAAGATCTTGCTCAACAAACTGGACAAATGGGAGCAGAATCTTGAAGCACGAGAGGCAGAATTACGTGAAAGAgggcaaagagacagacaacatGAGGCTCACGACAACATGAGAGTCCATGAGGTGGATTTTTTCAGTCTGGAAGACGCAGCTGAGAGCTCAGAGGACGATGTCCATATGATGTACCAAGAGGTCAGTGAGAGAAGggaaaagggaagaggaaaagagtcAGATAAAGGAGAAAGCACAAAGGATGGGGAGGATCAGACGATGGAAACAGCATCgtcagctgcagagagcaatAACTGTCACCTTGAAACACTAAAAGATATAGAGATGGCTGATGAAATGGAAGGGGTGAGAGGAAGAGGGTTAGAGATGAATAAGAAAAATGGCAGAGAGGAACTGGAAAGGGAAAGGGTTATCAGTGATTTGAGGTTGTTTTCTCAGAGTCAGGGTCACAGAACTTCAAACAACAAAGACTCTCCTGGGTCAGATTTGAGGGTGGTGGTGTTAGGGGAGTCCTGGTCACCTCTCTCCCCACCTGGAGTCACCATCCTGGGTGGAGAGGCCTCCGAACTTGATGGATCTACCTTCCGGTCTTGGAAAGGTCAGATAGCTGGGAGACACCTCGCGGTTGTAGAGCCGCTAGGTTTGAGGTGGCGAGATGGACCAGACCCAACAAACACATTGCAGAGGAAAAGTCTTCTCGACAGTATCTCCTGGTGTCGCCCAGGACCTCACGTCGTCCTCCTGGTCATGCCGGCCTTCTTAACCTGCACACGGAAGTACAGGAGAGCTGTGGAGGAGCACATGAGTTTGTTTGGGGGAGAGATCTGGCAACGCACCCTGGTGTTGTTCACATGGGGGGAAACTCTAGGGGTGAGTGCGGAGCAGCACATCCTGAGGAATGGGGAACTGATGGGGCTTGTGGAGAGATGTGGGGGCAGGTATCATGTGCTGACCAGCAAGAACACCCACTCTGTCATTGAAGGATTGTTTGAAAAGTTGGAGGGTGTAGTGGCTTTGAACAGCGGAGAACAGTAATGAGACTGTGTAAAATTTATAATGTAAATACTGTTATGCTGTTGTGTGAATATGTTCCAATAAATTtatggaagaagtactcagatcttTAATTTCAGTAAAACTATTAATATCACAGAATAAAAATTCCCCTTTCCAAGTAACAGAACTGCATTTTAAGTAAAAGAATATATCAATTTTAGTCCAGCAGATCTCAACTGGCTTTCTTTGGTTAAATTTTGGATAcccacaagacaaaaaaaaaactgaaaacctgGTTTAATCCTGAACAGTGTGACCAGTAACTATGgttgacaaataaataaaaaggaataaacAAGTAATaacagtaaagtaaaaagtaaTAATATTCTTCTCTGAGATTTAGTAGAACATAAGTATATAAGTATAAGTTCCTCAAACTTGTACATAAGCACAGAACTTGAAACCTGCTTAATGAATGATTCGTATAAATATCCATTAATTATTCAttactttaacaaaaaaaaaaaaaaacataaaattctgaATGAACTGCAGACCCAACATGATTTTTCAGACAAATCTTAGCTGATCTACTCTTTCTCCACAAGATGGGGACCTTGTGTCAGTGTAGAGTTGACTGAGCACCAAGGCAATCAGTGTTGAAAGTCACTGATGACAAGGAGTTGATGGTGAAAGTATAGTGAAGCtagtcaaatatatttttttaaccatgttTTACAATTTTCTGTGTAAATGGCTACTTTTAAAAGGAAGAGTACACAAAGCCTGACTAGCAGGCCCGTGCTTCTTCTTGACTGGAGGTATTTCAGGAGAACCAAACCATCTCGCAATTATAACCCCAGGGAGCCTCCCGCATGCTGAGAGGACTCCTGCTTTGACAAGTAAATTATGACTCTTGATGAGAGGAGTACAGCTTTCTCAGAATGCAATTTTTGACAGCCAGGAAAATGCGGGTGGATACATACAACAACTTCCATCATCTGCGGAGCCAGATGCAACATCCAAAAACACTCGTGTGCAATCATCAGGCTAATAATTATGGAGTGTGAGTGCTGGTCTGTATCTAACATGGCAGCAATGTTTTTTAATCTGTCCATTCAATGTGAGCTGCCTTTAGAGGCAAAATGAGAGGGTGTTGTGTCAAGATGGAGCCCTGCTTCTTTGATCATCTCCACGGGGTGGGACCGTTTTCAAAGCGTCTGGggagaaattaagaaaaaaaaagttgtcaaaTTGCAGCTGATGCAGACataattttcatacattttagtATAATGTTTCAAAGATATCAGGTATCCAACACAAACTCAGCCGTAATATGTCATAAGCATTTTCAGATCCTTAGATTTATCATCACATATCTCATTTATAGTATCACAACACttgatttattgattataaGCTTGGATTGATTACATGGTGCATTGATTACAAAGAGCTGGTTATTAATGgattagtttaaaaaatgttttaagcgGTTTGAAGTTTCAACCTCGTCAACTCTGCAAGACAAAAACTTTTGAATGCATCATTAAAACACGTttcacaggcagacaggcaggaaagGGGTAGttcgacattttgggaagtacGCATGTTCGCTGTACTGCTGACAGTAAGATGATAAGATCAATACTTCTCTCGTGTATGAccagtaaatatgaaactacagccagcagcctgcTAACAAAGTGACTGCTGCACATAACAATGACGTGAGAGCGGTGTCAGCTTTCGCATCATCATCTCCACAAAATATTAAACTActggtttaaaatgaaatacattgtgTCCCTAATGACTGTGGACATTTTATTGCTTGAATTAAGTactggaaaaggaaaacacagaatCTGTGGATATttgaaagcaagaaagaaaacgAAAGCAAGAATGTTAAACGTTAaattacagggaaaaaaaagacatttcttaaCCCCAGAGAGATGCACTGATGATCTAAAAGTTTGTTAATACCGAGGTCGGAGAGGTTCAGGCATGAGGATTTAGAAATTACAAGcatgtaaaaatgtgtgtgtgcgttttttttttaaagcaaactaTGATCTCAAAAGCCATCACACgctttcttcttttcattcaAGGACGtttaggaaacaaaaaaaatcaccaccATATCTGTGAGTTCGAAGGTGAATCCTTGTACCACATCAGCATTGTCACGCTGAATGGTGCAAACAGTGAATGATAAAACCACTCTTGGGCACTCATTTCGGTTTTAGCCGGCATTAGTTCAGATTAAGGCAACATGGTAACCCtaatttatctttattttgaGCCTTTTAAGGTCCTGAATTAGGCTTTTTGGGAAATATGGATGGGGCCACATTTACATGCACCACAATAGACAGGAACAGCACAGTCAATCATGTCTACAAATGTTGGAAACAAAATTACTGGGCTGTGTTAAAACAGAAGTTAATGGCTGGGCTGATTTTTATTAAGGTCTGTGCACTCTCATTTGAATAATGGTCTTTCCaacaatgttttttcttttcagtactTGACCCAGGAAGGAAATAAATGTGATTCCGCTTTAACACCTCCATTAATATTCAAGTGGCTTTAATACTCCAGGTTTATTTCTGACACACCATAATTAGCACAGCAGTCTGGCGCTAGTTTATGGTAAATCATGTTCTGATTGTGCATTTGGGTGGTGGTACAAAAAGAACGACTCTCATTGCAAAAAATACATGGCTATTGTGAGGAAAGACTACCTAGTAGTCggtattttgaaaaacaaaaataattttgtcatcaaatacatacataattattttgttctctgtgtttgaggTTGATTCATTGTAACACGAAATCAGCTTTTCTTACATGTGAGTTGTCATTTTGACTAAGTGCTAATCACAGCGTATCTCACTTTGAATGAActggtctatttttttttttttatcactgtgAAACTTTGATTTAGACAaattcttcttgttcttttgaGGCCTgttgacaaaagaaaacaccctGTTGATTTGGCCTTAAACTATGAACATTTACAGTTAAATAGCTCTTTAATTCATCCTCAAGTGGACTGTTCAACTCACTTTAAAGTTGATGTTAATTAGCTGTTAATTAATGGATTTTGGCTCAGGTGTCCTGCAGTGCTCCAGAAAGTAAGTGGGACTTTTAGAGTGAAATCCTGGACGAGCATTTTCTATGACCTGGCAGCCCCAGATTTACTCTTATTAATATCTTATAACTTATCATAAAGAATTAGTAAATTATGCATTAACCATTAAAAAAAGCCACTAGTGCCATAAAGCGTGCCTTCATTTTAGCTGGCGAGGCGTCATTTCACAAAGATGATGACAGCGCTCATTCGTAATGTCTGTAAAATGGTAATTTCAAGTAAGGGTGGAAACACCAGCAACACGCTGAAACATCATTCTGTGCAACATGAGCTATAATTCCAGGAACACCATGTATTTGACACTCTGCATGAGTGCCCCTGCCTCCCAACCGAGCAGCTTGTTAATTACTAAGGGTAAATACCTTATGTTATAACAACATCAGCGACAGGCAGGTTGACTAAGAAAATCTAAATGAAAATAGCTGTTTAACAGAGGAGCTTTCACACACCTGAGTCACATGCATGCTTTTTTCCtgatttcctgtttcaacactGTGCTCGGACTCAGTGATAATGACACTTAAGACCTGTGTAATCAGGATTCGTTAAGGGAACTGATAAAGGTTTGGACCAATAAGCATAATCGACAGCAGCACTGTTCTCAATAAAATCCTATCAGTTCCCATCCCATATGGGTATTTGCATGATCTTGGCTGCAAAGGTCAACACTGGTCCCTGGAGGGTGAGGATTTATATTGAACCTGATGGACCATGAGAAGTTCTAGATCTGCCCACAAAGTCCCGCCCCCCCCTTCTCCAAGTCGGCTTCCCCCCTCCCAGGGGGAACGTTTAGATAACGTTAGCCTTTCAGAATTAGATAGCCTTCTCGAACCAGTTACATAAACCACCCATGGTTCCACACACACCCTTTGGAGTCTGTATCTAAAATagttgaataaataaaaaacacacatccgCTGTGGGAACAAATACCTATTGGGAGGGCCACGAAAGCACAAAATGCTGGTGTAATGAGGTGGCCAAAAACTAGATCAGCTAAAACTTTTGCTGATCTTGAAACAAGCACTGACCGCTGATATGTAAATGAAGaaatcacaatttaaaaaaaaaaaaaaaaaaaaaaaaagagttctgAGTATTTTCGACAaaaatttaaatctttttcaatAGAATGTGAAAGATTTATTACCAGATTCTGGCAGTTTCGTGCTTCTGTGTCTTACTTCTTCACCTCCCCTGCTCTGTCCTTTCCTGacaagggaggggagagagagagagagagagagagagagagcgaggaagaggagacgATGCTGCAGATGATGAATCCCCCCTCTGGACTGCATCCTTTCCGGCTGAGTGCGTCCAGTGGGCCAGAGCCAGGTCCTGGAATCTAGCTAATGAGACACACCCCCCCGAGGGGTCTGTGTTGTCCTATTGGCCGAGAGGCTGGTGGTGGCCCAGACGATTGGCTGATTGAGTCCTGTGCAAGCAGCTGTCAGAGCATGTTGCAAATCAAAGTCACAGTATTCATATCCAGCATGGCACACAGTGAAGACACTAAATGAGCAGAGTGAAACGTACACTTAAACCAACATTTGAAAAAGTACATGAAACTATAAAAACTACAGGCTGAATCTGGAGTCTGAAACATGTATTTGACGTGACCACACGTGCAGATGATAAATGATTTTCAGGTGATGTATGTGAGGAAATGTGCCTCATGCTGAGACCCTaattcatattaaaaaaaatttaagctTTTACAGTAGCAACATTTTTATTCTTCCTGTATCTAATACATTTTATACGCCACTGTTAACTCTGTGTCTACAGCAGGCTTACGGTTTTTGATCTTTTATGTGCTGAGCTTTGCTCTTATGGCTGAATGAGTTATGATGCCTCCGCAGAGAATCATCATTGAAGGCTCTAATTCAATCTTTTTCCATGGTCCCATTGAACTGAAACGCACTGAGACGTCACAAGACATTATCCAGACACGACTGCTAACTTCCACTCactgtgaaaaaatatatacacatatagattttatttattcagtgagATATCTGAAGAAGACCtttgacaatgaaaacaacGTGTTGTCGCATGAACATCTTGcagcatgaataaaatattgtattttttactATGTGCAAAAAGCAGAACCTCTCATCTGGAAAGTCCTACAAATATTTTTAGTTGCTCCAGGACTTAGATAAGCTGTCCTAAACATGATGTGGACTCTTGCTGCAAAAAGGAACATCATCTTAAGCCTTGACCTATACATTATAGACAAATTATCTCAAATACTTGAACACATTTCCAGTATTTTGCTCAAGAACGAGACCAAAAGGTGCAAGTTCAAGACATTAGAAAAGTACTACAGTCCAGCGAGGGATGTGTCAAACCTGCTGCTTCTTCACCACATCTTTGACATCTtgcttctctgtctcagtgCTCTCGGAGCTGTGAGGCGAGTTCAGCTGAAGGTCAGGATGCAAGAAGAGGGAATGATGAACATTTATGGTCGTAAGTGAGTGCCCTCTGATCAGCTCATGGTGGCAGATTCctgaagactgaaaaacagcaggaaaaaagagaggaggaggaggaggtagagggTATGGGTACaaacaaagggaaagagagggaaagggaaaaTCGAAGGCATGAGTTTGGCCTTGTAAGGCAGAATGTGGAGTAAAAAGCTAACACATTACAGGCCCCTGGGTACGCACATGTAAAAGGACCCACACTCATCCTGCATACGAGTAAGCtgcatctctttgtagttgttttgcatctctctgttttttttttttttgcatctctttgcaGTCGAGTTGCATCTTTTTTATGGTtgtttgcatctctttgtggttgtttgatGGTCCATTTGTAGTCATTTGATTGACTTTCCGACCATAAATGttaacagtcacacacaaaaagagggtCAGGCCCAGGAGCCCCTTGACCCTTTGGACCCTTAGGCCCAGGAGGAAAAGAGTGACGCAGCAGAGGGAAAGACATATGTACAGATCTGCGGTCAGATCTCAGAGACCGAAAGCTGCTGCATATTTTAGTCCACACAGTCAAAGCAGCATGTCTTTGAGTGTCGAAGTGCATCGAGTGAGCACATTCACATCTGTTACAACTCCTGtcagctcctctctcccttctcctcccacgttcccatctctctcttttctctctttctcctccgtTTCATAGTTTGTCAAATTGCATCACTTCATGCTCTCCGTTCGCTTTGCCCCTTTAATCATCCGGCGGAGGCTCTGTCCTCATTTGGATGGTCATAGAGTCAGTGTGTGCCATTGTATTCGCCTAATTAATCAAAGCTAGATCACGTAATAGCAGATGTGATAATGTCTGAATGCCTGGCAGCAGGGGTCAAAAGTTCACAGAGGATGAGCGCTCTCTAGTGGTGTTCCACAGTGCACcatctgtgcagtgtgtactCTTTTGCTGTGTTTCGCTCATAATTTAATGCACACGGATGTATACACTGTACAGATGCACGCATGCATGAACGTCCACCCTTGGGCAATAGTTTTGgcaatgttcttttttttttttttatgctgtctcttcctgtgtactgacacacacacacacagaagtacactcaaacacaaaaacagacactcaCAGGAAGCCTAATCCAGCAGATCCTTGAATGACCGGTTTGCCTTATGTGAGCTACATTATATAAGAGAAAAAAGATTCGTATGACAGACTAGCAGGGAATTACATGGCTGTACAAACttattacacacatgcacacacacacacacacacacacttttatgtCAACCGCTGCAACAGAACAAGAGatttttttaaccacatttaAACTCCTTACTCTCTTAATCTCTCTGTAAAACAGAACAATGTACGTCAGAGTATTATTACAACATGTCCAAGTTTAGGCAGGGCAGACCTAACCCCATAGAtcctcaaacacacattaacacacacacactaaccgcTCCCTCAGGCCCCTGTAGAATATTCCACTGGAAAACACTTGGACGTGATACCATTCAGTGGCCGTCCAGGCTGTACATTTGAGTAGAATAGCTCATTCAGAGAGTCGTCTGGCACCTTGTAACACCTTTCACCTTTCCTCTGGGATTATATGAAAGGAGGAGTTATTCCATTTCAGTTTTATCTCGATTACCCTCATAAAAGTTTAATGGGCTGGCAGAGAACGGGAGTCACAGCCCTGGATGAAGGTGATGAGCAGATTAAAGATTAATTGTGTACATATAATGAAGTCGGTCTTGGAAGGACTACTTTTCTCCTGCTTAGGTcaactttgtgttgtgtttacgtGTATGTGAGTGCATACTAGTTTGAGAGACTAtgtttgctgcctgtgtgctgtctGTAGAAATAACTGTGTACAAGGCGTAGCTAAAACAACCACAGCAGCACGTGATAGAGGACTTTAGACCTGGATtgtaacccttttttttttttttttttttttttacaatgggAGAATTTACAATTTGTAAGTGGCaaaaaatgagaggaaagaaagaaagaaagaaagaaatacacacaagcaaaaataaattatgACCACACCACAAAAATCTTATTTTGCCTGAGTCAGAAGGTTTTACAGTAGGTGCAACATACAATGTCCTGTTTAATTTTTCTAGATTCTAGAGCAGCAACTTGCCTTACTTTGTCTTGCTTCAAGATACTGACACACATTCTTTAAAGCACCTTCAAAGAAGTTGATCTGTATTATGAACATGCTGAA
The sequence above is drawn from the Toxotes jaculatrix isolate fToxJac2 chromosome 23, fToxJac2.pri, whole genome shotgun sequence genome and encodes:
- the si:dkey-185m8.2 gene encoding trichohyalin isoform X2 encodes the protein MDTTDENCSPSTVVNSDESLQAAMASQHPPASKSVPNPLPEIRLVLLGRKGTGKSAAGNTILEGGFESGKPTEECVKRRAVVEGRKVMVVDTPGWEWYYPLNSTPNWVRRETLRSVSLCPPGPHAVLLVVRSCASVNDAYIMEIEEHLEPLGKDVWEHTMLLFTRGDELGLTTMEQRILTSGLALQRLLRKSGNRYHVLNNRSKGDGAQVKELIRKLEQMVDGKKDGKSHLEMGNSVLLGLEADGKRRARERRKKQRQMEAQMQRETIKAAVTNDGPQGSELDAHQSFSKASRRLHEVRLVLLGERETGKSSAGNTILGKNDLFQVGTVTEECIRQQAEVSMRLVTMVDTPGWEAGAAGSTPERVKREIVGSVVMCPPGPHAILLTLRVDTLVKMGHVREHLELLGEGVWRHTILLFTHGDQLREGVDIEQHIQGGGRDMQWLLEKCRGRYHVISNLDGGGRGSEGPTKVTELLEKVEKMAATNRCEAFSTLVQDVRDLSRQRNEKFNQRLKDMGDKMVRQATELKNMRDREMKSIRRLFDWKRKVKSPGKADIQREEEEDEDRRAGERKNDIGELEERIRWLTEDKEREIQDLNIENERNRVALNQSRKERDETMLNLGLREREIEELKERIDEQQLKLLDLERAAVENEHERKKWEDAFGAKKQELRKEVEKLEETIELHKKEKAKWIEKADSLKVEMDETKRHYNAVLEKQQEENNREITKLEENLKKEMETKLSEKDKEQDELRKKASEEKQMALENIKQYEKDMERKVEEMKSQHKKELERKMQEKETAVQDIKLQHREEMARKISEIEKMTEAAKVQHQIEIDQTLKEKAHDMQRIKQLYEKEIRVIQQESQRQIADLREQFAKENEEHLQAKKKYIAELEQKYQAQIKEKMLENEKDKEMIHLNHKNDVAQKMQQKHKETEALKLQHQEEMARKINEMEKLMDAMRAEHQKEIERKVKENKEDIQRVQQQYLEKIKEIEEERKRETDEKKEQLAKETEKQLQERRTEIRELERKYITQIEEKVLENEKEKEKINQNNEKYILEILQERDRLTEELKRRHSDEIEEKMQESEKEKQRYKKEMERTVEEREKEIEEMKLNAKELKEKLEQKEEKEMNHLNYKKETEQRLNEKEKETEEIKLEVKELKEKLQQKEETEIDHLKYKREMGQRLEGKEREMEEMKEHLKQLEQTLRQTEEERERDQLNHKRQMTQKLQETERVIEKLNQHINDIEEILQRKEEERGEIILSQKKEAEQRLQDREREMEERKLQLLNEVERKLKEKETEIEGIKHQADSREMRWKEEQKKKDEKTENEMNKMIEILDKKTKEITQAQCLLAQRDSEVDEAKKTCANYLEVIEDLKESNKNQSSSIIEIQQRHTEQERKKEADMMEKLQEKEEELEHLRQRDRENEREIIQLRLTIEQTKSELNNLAKKMEKEMTSMIQEYEKEVARRDENIESVAKEKDDAITRLKEESRQKYEESQKRVGELQEQNEKMRKETDNLKIKYEELKKESEEEVRNHLRGFEEQVKSKESEIQIVLKERDLEVLALKEENDKLQVEIERMKDRDDEANMKMNELREHFEKQLIEKQSEFRIKDEEIEQKFLKREKQVREREQGLSRNEEELSKRGLQLDAKEVELVEKEVKLESNEQELRKLKENLEKQVKQQERIDQYEQDVKMRAQNIEKKERELESLLRALEGKQRELSSHGQDLQQKVKGLKDQGKELKDMEHYLKNEEQELLNWKSELQMRNEHVNSTTQQLDEMGRDLALLKEELHKKEKNLKILLNKLDKWEQNLEAREAELRERGQRDRQHEAHDNMRVHEVDFFSLEDAAESSEDDVHMMYQEVSERREKGRGKESDKGESTKDGEDQTMETASSAAESNNCHLETLKDIEMADEMEGVRGRGLEMNKKNGREELERERVISDLRLFSQSQGHRTSNNKDSPGSDLRVVVLGESWSPLSPPGVTILGGEASELDGSTFRSWKGQIAGRHLAVVEPLGLRWRDGPDPTNTLQRKSLLDSISWCRPGPHVVLLVMPAFLTCTRKYRRAVEEHMSLFGGEIWQRTLVLFTWGETLGVSAEQHILRNGELMGLVERCGGRYHVLTSKNTHSVIEGLFEKLEGVVALNSGEQ